One Ricinus communis isolate WT05 ecotype wild-type chromosome 1, ASM1957865v1, whole genome shotgun sequence DNA window includes the following coding sequences:
- the LOC8274725 gene encoding NADH dehydrogenase [ubiquinone] flavoprotein 2, mitochondrial isoform X1, with translation MVVATMIRFQLERAIASGLDFLLCIFFFSQLSKSVLLLTESSVSSKMLARLAATRLREIRQVFGQSSQQISRSFSTALNYHIDSPDNNPNIPWEFSEKNKEKVKEIISHYPSNYKQSAVIPLLDLAQQQHGGWLPVSAMDAVAKVIEVAPIRVYEVATFYSMFNRSPVGKYHLLVCGTTPCMIRGSREIEDALLKHLGVKRNEVTKDGLFSVGEMECMGCCVNAPMITVADYSNGSEGYTYNYYEDVTPKRVVEIVDMLRRGEKPPHGTQNPKRIKSGPEGGNTTLNGEPKPPPCRDLDAC, from the exons ATGGTTGTTGCTACTATGATACGCTTTCAACTTGAAAGGGCGATAGCTTCCGGACTTGATTTTCTTCTctgcatcttcttcttctcgcAGTTGTCAAAATCGGTGCTTTTGTTAACTGAGAGCTCAGTGTCCTCCAAAATGCTAGCTCGTCTCGCTGCCACTCGTCTCCGTGAGATCCGTCAAGTTTTCGGTCAATCCTCTCAG CAGATATCTCGATCTTTCTCCACTGCCCTAAACTAC CATATTGATTCCCCGGATAACAATCCAAACATTCCATGGGAGTTCTCTGAGAAAAACAAGGAGAag GTTAAAGAGATAATATCTCACTATCCATCCAACTATAAGCAATCAGCAGTTATTCCTCTGTTAGATCTTGCTCAGCAGCAGCATGGAGGATGGCTTCCTGTCTCTGCAATGGATGCT GTAGCTAAGGTTATTGAAGTTGCTCCTATTCGCGTGTATGAAGTTGCAACGTTTTATTCTATGTTCAATCGGTCACCG GTGGGAAAATACCACCTATTGGTTTGTGGCACAACACCTTGTATGATACGTGGTTCACGAGAAATTGAAGATGCATTACTGAAACACTTGGGAGTGAAGCGCAATG AAGTAACAAAGGATGGTCTTTTCTCTGTTGGAGAAATGGAATGTATG GGATGTTGTGTAAATGCTCCCATGATTACTGTTGCTGATTATTCCAATGGATCCGAAGGATACACTTACAATTACTAT GAAGATGTTACTCCAAAAAGAGTTGTTGAGATAGTTGACATGTTAAGAAGGGGGGAGAAGCCACCG CATGGCACACAAAATCCAAAACGCATCAAGTCTGGGCCAGAAGGAGGCAATACTACTCTAAATGGCGAACCAAAACCTCCTCCATGCCGGGATCTTGATGCCTGCTAA
- the LOC8274726 gene encoding protein OSB2, chloroplastic isoform X1, giving the protein MAFERTLVSYTNILPKLLTSAQPRLPALSLAKLSLHHTIRQRLNGTLKCSFDYNQAAQYAKPTEIPWKKDLCNSVNLIGNVGAPVEIKHLPSGKVVAWTRLAVKRSAAETTWINLTFWDDLAQIAFQHVEKGHQIYVAGRLVSDVVENEEGKQQTYYKVVVQQLNFIERSSYSAPSSYRDSDGMIPIPGRKFGNNAASGLNATELWQAFFANPLDWWDNRKNKRNPKYPDFKHKDTGEALWVEGRYNPPWVKSQLAVLDERMGSLRDQDDRMHVSSIAGDDFMPF; this is encoded by the exons ATGGCGTTCGAGCGAACACTCGTATCCTACACTAACATATTACCCAAACTTCTCACCAGCGCGCAACCGCGACTCCCGGCTTTGTCTCTAGCCAAATTATCCTTGCACCATACTATACGACAGCGTCTTAATGGCACTTTAAAATGCTCGTTTGATTACAATCAAGCGGCACAGTATGCTAAACCAACTGAAATTCCATGGAAAAAGGACCTCTGTAACTCCGTTAATCTCATTGGAAATGTTGGGGCTCCCGTTGAGATCAAACACCTACCGTCCGGCAAGGTTGTTGCTTGGACACGACTTGCCGTTAAGAGATCTGCTGCCGAGACCACCTG GATCAATTTGACATTCTGGGATGATCTGGCACAAATTGCTTTTCAGCATGTAGAGAAAGGCCACCAAATATATGTTGCCGGTCGACTGGTTTCAGATGTAGTTGAAAATGAAGAAGGAAAGCAGCAGACATACTACAAG GTAGTTGTCCAGCAACTGAATTTTATTGAAAGGAGCTCTTATTCAGCACCTTCAAGTTATCGTGACTCTGATGGCATGATACCAA TACCAGGTAGAAAGTTTGGTAATAATGCTGCAAGTGGCTTGAATGCCACAGAACTATGGCAAGCCTTTTTTGCTAATCCTTTGGACTGGTGGGACAACAGGAAGAACAAG AGGAACCCAAAATATCCGGACTTCAAGCATAAAGATACTGGAGAAGCTTTATGGGTCGAAGGCAGGTATAATCCACCCTGGGTTAAGTCCCAGTTAGCAGTACTAGATGAAAGAATGGGATCCCTCCGCGATCAGGATGATAGGATGCATG
- the LOC8274726 gene encoding protein OSB2, chloroplastic isoform X2 — protein sequence MAFERTLVSYTNILPKLLTSAQPRLPALSLAKLSLHHTIRQRLNGTLKCSFDYNQAAQYAKPTEIPWKKDLCNSVNLIGNVGAPVEIKHLPSGKVVAWTRLAVKRSAAETTWINLTFWDDLAQIAFQHVEKGHQIYVAGRLVSDVVENEEGKQQTYYKVVVQQLNFIERSSYSAPSSYRDSDGMIPIPGRKFGNNAASGLNATELWQAFFANPLDWWDNRKNKRNPKYPDFKHKDTGEALWVEGRYNPPWVKSQLAVLDERMGSLRDQDDRMHMKTVFR from the exons ATGGCGTTCGAGCGAACACTCGTATCCTACACTAACATATTACCCAAACTTCTCACCAGCGCGCAACCGCGACTCCCGGCTTTGTCTCTAGCCAAATTATCCTTGCACCATACTATACGACAGCGTCTTAATGGCACTTTAAAATGCTCGTTTGATTACAATCAAGCGGCACAGTATGCTAAACCAACTGAAATTCCATGGAAAAAGGACCTCTGTAACTCCGTTAATCTCATTGGAAATGTTGGGGCTCCCGTTGAGATCAAACACCTACCGTCCGGCAAGGTTGTTGCTTGGACACGACTTGCCGTTAAGAGATCTGCTGCCGAGACCACCTG GATCAATTTGACATTCTGGGATGATCTGGCACAAATTGCTTTTCAGCATGTAGAGAAAGGCCACCAAATATATGTTGCCGGTCGACTGGTTTCAGATGTAGTTGAAAATGAAGAAGGAAAGCAGCAGACATACTACAAG GTAGTTGTCCAGCAACTGAATTTTATTGAAAGGAGCTCTTATTCAGCACCTTCAAGTTATCGTGACTCTGATGGCATGATACCAA TACCAGGTAGAAAGTTTGGTAATAATGCTGCAAGTGGCTTGAATGCCACAGAACTATGGCAAGCCTTTTTTGCTAATCCTTTGGACTGGTGGGACAACAGGAAGAACAAG AGGAACCCAAAATATCCGGACTTCAAGCATAAAGATACTGGAGAAGCTTTATGGGTCGAAGGCAGGTATAATCCACCCTGGGTTAAGTCCCAGTTAGCAGTACTAGATGAAAGAATGGGATCCCTCCGCGATCAGGATGATAGGATGCAT
- the LOC8274721 gene encoding histone acetyltransferase GCN5 isoform X2, protein MDTHSHSHLNVTNRSRSSQSPSPSHSASASATSSIHKRKLAAAASAASEDHAPPFPPSSFSADTRDGALTSNDDLESISARGADSDSDADDSDAVVDDDEDEFDNDSSMRTFNAARLETNAGASAPGGGSGGGGSSARNTKIKTENSTVKIEKLDGGKDGGTGAMGSITAGSSILAKEDAVKIFTENLQTSGAYSAREESLKREEEAGRLKFVCLSNDGIDAHMVWLIGLKNIFARQLPNMPKEYIVRLVMDRQKFGEIAFCAITADEQVKGYGTRLMNHLKQHARDVDGLTHFLTYADNNAVGYFIKQGFTKEIYLEKDRWQGYIKDYDGGILMECKIDPKLPYTDLSTMIRRQRQAIDEKIRELSNCHIVYQGIDFQKKEAGIPKKIVKVEDIPGLREAGWTPDQWGHSRFNTFNTSTDTATNQKHWTAFMRSLLKSMHDHVDAWPFKEPVDGRDVPDYYDIIKDPIDLKTMSKRIESEQYYVTFDMFVADVKRMFANARTYNSPDTIYYKCATRLEAHFESKVQSGFQSAKIQQ, encoded by the exons ATGGACACTCACTCTCACTCTCACCTAAACGTAACTAACCGCTCTCGTAGCTCTCAGTCTCCATCTCCGTCTCACTCAGCTTCCGCCTCCGCCACTTCCTCAATTCACAAACGCAAGCTAGCAGCCGCCGCCTCAGCCGCATCTGAAGACCATGCTCCACCATTTCCTCCTTCATCTTTCTCCGCCGACACACGCGACGGCGCACTCACTTCCAACGACGATCTAGAGAGCATTTCAGCTCGCGGCGCTGATTCCGACTCCGACGCCGACGATTCAGACGCCGTCGTTGATGATGACGAGGATGAGTTTGACAACGACTCCTCCATGCGCACGTTCAATGCCGCGCGTCTCGAGACCAATGCCGGAGCCTCCGCTCCCGGCGGTGGTTCCGGTGGTGGCGGGTCGTCGGCTCGGAATACAAAGATAAAGACGGAGAATTCGACGGTTAAGATTGAAAAGTTAGATGGCGGGAAAGATGGTGGGACCGGTGCAATGGGGTCCATCACGGCTGGTAGCTCGATATTGGCGAAGGAAGACGCTGTTAAGATATTTACTGAGAATTTGCAAACCAGTGGCGCATATAGTGCTAGAGAAGAAAGTTTAAAGAGAGAg GAAGAAGCAGGAAGACTCAAGTTTGTATGTCTTTCAAATGATGGTATTGATGCCCACATGGTCTG GTTGATAGGATTGAAGAACATATTTGCCAGGCAATTGCCTAACATGCCTAAGGAGTACATTGTCCGTCTTGTCATGGATCG CCAAAAGTTTGGGGAGATAGCTTTTTGTGCAATCACAGCAGATGAACAAGTAAAAGGGTATGGAAcaagattgatgaatcatttGAAGCAGCACGCACGCGACGTTGATGGGCTGACACATTTTCTGACATATGCCGACAATAATGCTGttggttatttcattaaacag GGTTTTACCAAAGAGATTTACTTGGAGAAGGATCGATGGCAAGG GTACATTAAAGACTATGATGGAGGTATCCTTATGGAGTGCAAAATTGATCCAAAACTTCCATACACTGATTTGTCAACAATGATTCGTCGTCAAAGACAG GCAATTGATGAAAAGATAAGAGAGCTATCCAATTGTCACATTGTTTATCAAGGGATTGACTTTCAGAAG AAAGAAGCTGGCATTCCTAAAAAGATTGTCAAGGTTGAAGATATTCCTGGCTTGA GGGAGGCTGGATGGACTCCTGATCAGTGGGGCCATTCGCGttttaatacatttaataCTTCTACAGACACTGCCACAAATCAGAAGCATTGGACTGCATTCATGCGCTCACTTTTAAAG TCAATGCATGACCATGTTGATGCTTGGCCATTTAAGGAGCCAGTTGATGGTCGTGATGTCCCTGATTATTATGACATTATCAAAGACCCCATAG ACCTGAAGACAATGTCAAAAAGGATAGAGTCAGAGCAATACTACGTAACATTTGACATGTTTGTGGCGGATGTTAAGAGGATGTTTGCCAATGCACGCACATATAACTCACCTGATACAATCTACTATAAATGTGCAACCAG GTTGGAAGCCCATTTTGAAAGCAAAGTTCAATCAGGTTTCCAGTCTGCTAAAATTCAGCAGTAA
- the LOC8274724 gene encoding transcription factor UNE12: MANNPTEPPADDFLQEILGLPNFASADAAGLVGADGALATPMMLQLSSGDGSNHITALGGGGGGGGGAGFHGFPLGLSLEQGKGGFLKPEEASGSGKRFRDDVVDGRANTVKNVFHGQPMPTTMAAAPHPPTMRPRVRARRGQATDPHSIAERLRRERIAERIRALQELVPSVNKTDRAAMLDEIVDYVKFLRLQVKVLSMSRLGGAGAVAPLVTDIPLSSVEDETGEGGRNQPAWEKWSNDGTERQVAKLMEENVGAAMQFLQSKALCIMPISLATAIYHTQAPDTSTIVKPETNPPS; encoded by the exons ATGGCAAACAATCCCACAGAACCTCCAGCCGACGATTTCCTCCAAGAAATACTCGGCCTACCTAACTTCGCTTCGGCTGACGCAGCCGGCTTGGTCGGAGCCGACGGTGCCTTGGCTACTCCGATGATGCTGCAGCTTAGCTCTGGAGACGGCTCCAACCACATCACTGCCCTAGGTGGAGggggaggaggaggaggaggcgCTGGATTTCACGGGTTTCCGTTGGGGCTAAGCTTGGAGCAAGGAAAAGGAGGGTTTTTAAAGCCTGAGGAAGCTTCGGGAAGTGGAAAGAGGTTTCGTGATGACGTTGTCGATGGCAGAGCTAATACTGTTAAGAAC GTTTTTCATGGTCAACCAATGCCCACAACTATGGCTGCAGCCCCACATCCTCCCACAATGCGCCCCAGGGTGCGGGCTAGACGAGGACAAGCCACAGATCCACACAGCATTGCTGAGCGG TTGCGCAGAGAAAGAATAGCTGAAAGAATTAGGGCATTGCAGGAGCTGGTTCCTAGTGTCAACAAG ACAGATAGAGCTGCCATGCTTGATGAAATTGTGGATTATGTGAAGTTTCTAAGGCTCCAAGTGAAG GTATTAAGCATGAGTAGATTGGGCGGAGCTGGTGCAGTCGCACCACTTGTAACGGACATCCCACTATCATCAGTTGAG GATGAAACTGGGGAAGGTGGGAGAAACCAACCAGCATGGGAGAAGTGGTCGAACGATGGCACAGAACGACAAGTGGCTAAACTGATGGAAGAAAATGTGGGTGCTGCCATGCAGTTTCTGCAATCAAAGGCTCTTTGCATCATGCCCATCTCACTGGCCACAGCAATTTACCATACACAAGCACCGGATACCTCAACTATTGTAAAACCAGAAACAAATCCCCCATCATAG
- the LOC8274721 gene encoding histone acetyltransferase GCN5 isoform X1 codes for MDTHSHSHLNVTNRSRSSQSPSPSHSASASATSSIHKRKLAAAASAASEDHAPPFPPSSFSADTRDGALTSNDDLESISARGADSDSDADDSDAVVDDDEDEFDNDSSMRTFNAARLETNAGASAPGGGSGGGGSSARNTKIKTENSTVKIEKLDGGKDGGTGAMGSITAGSSILAKEDAVKIFTENLQTSGAYSAREESLKREEEAGRLKFVCLSNDGIDAHMVWLIGLKNIFARQLPNMPKEYIVRLVMDRSHKSVMVIRRNHVVGGITYRPYVSQKFGEIAFCAITADEQVKGYGTRLMNHLKQHARDVDGLTHFLTYADNNAVGYFIKQGFTKEIYLEKDRWQGYIKDYDGGILMECKIDPKLPYTDLSTMIRRQRQAIDEKIRELSNCHIVYQGIDFQKKEAGIPKKIVKVEDIPGLREAGWTPDQWGHSRFNTFNTSTDTATNQKHWTAFMRSLLKSMHDHVDAWPFKEPVDGRDVPDYYDIIKDPIDLKTMSKRIESEQYYVTFDMFVADVKRMFANARTYNSPDTIYYKCATRLEAHFESKVQSGFQSAKIQQ; via the exons ATGGACACTCACTCTCACTCTCACCTAAACGTAACTAACCGCTCTCGTAGCTCTCAGTCTCCATCTCCGTCTCACTCAGCTTCCGCCTCCGCCACTTCCTCAATTCACAAACGCAAGCTAGCAGCCGCCGCCTCAGCCGCATCTGAAGACCATGCTCCACCATTTCCTCCTTCATCTTTCTCCGCCGACACACGCGACGGCGCACTCACTTCCAACGACGATCTAGAGAGCATTTCAGCTCGCGGCGCTGATTCCGACTCCGACGCCGACGATTCAGACGCCGTCGTTGATGATGACGAGGATGAGTTTGACAACGACTCCTCCATGCGCACGTTCAATGCCGCGCGTCTCGAGACCAATGCCGGAGCCTCCGCTCCCGGCGGTGGTTCCGGTGGTGGCGGGTCGTCGGCTCGGAATACAAAGATAAAGACGGAGAATTCGACGGTTAAGATTGAAAAGTTAGATGGCGGGAAAGATGGTGGGACCGGTGCAATGGGGTCCATCACGGCTGGTAGCTCGATATTGGCGAAGGAAGACGCTGTTAAGATATTTACTGAGAATTTGCAAACCAGTGGCGCATATAGTGCTAGAGAAGAAAGTTTAAAGAGAGAg GAAGAAGCAGGAAGACTCAAGTTTGTATGTCTTTCAAATGATGGTATTGATGCCCACATGGTCTG GTTGATAGGATTGAAGAACATATTTGCCAGGCAATTGCCTAACATGCCTAAGGAGTACATTGTCCGTCTTGTCATGGATCG AAGCCACAAATCCGTCATGGTCATCAGACGTAATCACGTTGTTGGTGGCATCACATATCGTCCATATGTCAG CCAAAAGTTTGGGGAGATAGCTTTTTGTGCAATCACAGCAGATGAACAAGTAAAAGGGTATGGAAcaagattgatgaatcatttGAAGCAGCACGCACGCGACGTTGATGGGCTGACACATTTTCTGACATATGCCGACAATAATGCTGttggttatttcattaaacag GGTTTTACCAAAGAGATTTACTTGGAGAAGGATCGATGGCAAGG GTACATTAAAGACTATGATGGAGGTATCCTTATGGAGTGCAAAATTGATCCAAAACTTCCATACACTGATTTGTCAACAATGATTCGTCGTCAAAGACAG GCAATTGATGAAAAGATAAGAGAGCTATCCAATTGTCACATTGTTTATCAAGGGATTGACTTTCAGAAG AAAGAAGCTGGCATTCCTAAAAAGATTGTCAAGGTTGAAGATATTCCTGGCTTGA GGGAGGCTGGATGGACTCCTGATCAGTGGGGCCATTCGCGttttaatacatttaataCTTCTACAGACACTGCCACAAATCAGAAGCATTGGACTGCATTCATGCGCTCACTTTTAAAG TCAATGCATGACCATGTTGATGCTTGGCCATTTAAGGAGCCAGTTGATGGTCGTGATGTCCCTGATTATTATGACATTATCAAAGACCCCATAG ACCTGAAGACAATGTCAAAAAGGATAGAGTCAGAGCAATACTACGTAACATTTGACATGTTTGTGGCGGATGTTAAGAGGATGTTTGCCAATGCACGCACATATAACTCACCTGATACAATCTACTATAAATGTGCAACCAG GTTGGAAGCCCATTTTGAAAGCAAAGTTCAATCAGGTTTCCAGTCTGCTAAAATTCAGCAGTAA
- the LOC8274722 gene encoding light-inducible protein CPRF2 translates to MNSIFSVDDFSDLLWQAPMTRSASEWELEKFLEEFPASSSICDNNNNDTTTVAVPKSLTSSKRREICEDEVVEIEKVEINSQPLDRAPLPPPEDTDGYHAFLKSQLDLACAAAAAAKSRDSSVKPEGVSSSFAEDQRVINKNCESGSSPVSGNGHGITKGQNEADGGSLRLPALPSMPRKQEVPVRQATSGSSREDSDDDELEGDTETNDNMDPADEKRARRMQSNRESARRSRRRKQAQLNELEAQVGQLRDERTSLLTRLTDINKKCDEASVDNRILNANIETLRTKVKMAEDQVKRVTGLNPMVLARSNMPNMGMQFVAGQTDVSANVAVPMQPNNNHFFHHSVPDLTSGAPHLQRLSNSCPNNSVTPLATPLPVNNGTSNIGGIAPLQQVTGAQNMTDVPPLQHVQKQTGPTVSPPASVLICNKGLSQPVAKDNKKK, encoded by the exons ATGAACAGTATCTTCTCGGTGGACGACTTCTCCGACCTGTTATGGCAGGCTCCGATGACTAGAAGCGCATCGGAATGGGAGTTAGAAAAGTTTCTAGAAGAATTCCCTGCTTCTTCCTCTATTTGCGACAACAACAACAACGACACCACCACCGTCGCGGTTCCAAAATCACTGACGTCATCGAAGCGTCGTGAGATTTGTGAAGATGAGGTAGTAGAGATTGAAAAGGTTGAAATTAATAGTCAGCCGTTGGATCGTGCTCCATTGCCGCCTCCAGAAGATACTGACGGGTATCACGCTTTTCTTAAGTCACAGCTTGATCTCGCTTGCGCTGCAGCTGCTGCTGCTAAGTCGAGG GATTCGAGTGTAAAGCCTGAAGGCGTTTCTTCGTCTTTCGCTGAAGATCAAAGAGTAATTAACAAGAATTGTGAATCGGGATCATCACCAGTTTCTG GCAATGGTCATGGTATCACAAAAGGGCAGAATGAGGCTGATGGTGGATCACTTCGCCTTCCAGCATTACCTTCTATGCCCAGAAAACAAGAGGTACCAGTGAGGCAAGCAACCAGTGGATCTTCAAGAGAAGattctgatgatgatgaacTTGAAGGAGATACAGAAACCAATGACAATATGGATCCTGCTGATGAAAAACGTGCGAGGAG GATGCAGTCAAATCGAGAGTCAGCCAGACgttcaagaagaagaaaacaggCACAGCTGAATGAACTTGAAGCACAG GTTGGTCAACTGAGAGATGAGCGCACATCATTGCTTACGCGCTTAACAGACATAAACAAAAAGTGCGATGAGGCTTCTGTTGATAACAGAATTTTGAATGCTAATATTGAAACATTGAGGACAAAG GTAAAAATGGCCGAAGATCAAGTTAAACGAGTGACGGGTTTGAACCCAATGGTTCTAGCAAGGTCCAACATGCCTAATATGGGGATGCAGTTTGTTGCTGGCCAAACAGATGTATCTGCAAATGTTGCTGTTCCAATGCAACCAAACAACAACCATTTCTTTCACCATTCTGTTCCTGATTTAACCTCTGGAGCTCCACATCTCCAGAGACTAAGCAATAGCTGCCCTAACAATAGTGTAACTCCTCTGGCTACACCTCTGCCTGTGAACAACGGGACAAGCAACATTGGTGGAATAGCTCCTTTGCAGCAGGTAACAGGTGCTCAAAATATGACTGATGTGCCTCCCTTGCAGCATGTGCAAAAGCAGACTGGTCCGACTGTCAGTCCACCGGCCTCGGTGCTCATATGCAACAAAGGGCTATCTCAGCCAGTTGCTAAggacaacaaaaagaaatga
- the LOC8274723 gene encoding tryptophan synthase alpha chain produces the protein MAVALKSTTSFLHDRKPETHLLIRSPSYKPTVISTRRFAPMATLTAAKNLSLSETFSNLKKRGKVAFIPYITAGDPDLSTTAEALKLLDSCGSDIIELGVPYSDPLADGPVIQAAATRSLARGTNFDAITSMLKEVVPQLSCPIALFTYYNPILKRGIEKFMSTVKDIGVHGLVVPDVPLEETELLRNEAAKKNIELVLLTTPTTPTERMKAIVEAAEGFVYLVSSVGVTGARASVSDRVQTLLQEIKEATAKPVAVGFGISKPEHVKQVAGWGADGVIVGSAMVKVLGEAKSPEEGLEELATLTKSLKSALV, from the exons ATGGCTGTTGCCTTAAAATCAACGACTAGCTTCCTCCACGACAGGAAACCAGAGACCCATCTTTTAATTCGTTCTCCCTCTTACAAACCCACCGTCATTTCAACCAGAAGATTTGCTCCAATGGCCACTCTCACTGCAGCTAAGAATCTTAGTCTGTCTGAAACTTTCTCTAATCTGAAAAAGCGAGGCAAA GTGGCATTCATTCCATACATAACAGCTGGTGACCCTGACCTTTCAACCACAGCAGAAGCCTTGAAGCTGCTGGACTCCTGCGGATCTGACATTATTGAACTTGGTGTTCCTTACTCTGATCCTTTGGCAGATGGTCCAGTGATTCAG GCGGCAGCTACCCGTTCTTTGGCAAGAGGGACCAACTTCGATGCAATCACATCAATGTTGAAGGAG GTGGTTCCACAATTATCCTGTCCTATTGCTTTATTTACATATTACAACCCAATATTAAAGCGTGGGATTGAGAAGTTTATGTCCACTGTTAAAGACATTGGAGTACATG GACTTGTAGTCCCTGATGTACCTCTAGAAGAAACTGAACTTTTGAGGAATGAAGCTGCTAAGAAGAATATTGAGCTG GTACTTCTGACGACACCAACTACTCCAACAGAAAGAATGAAAGCCATTGTTGAAGCAGCAGAGGGATTTGTGTATCTT GTTAGCTCAGTTGGAGTTACAGGTGCCCGTGCATCTGTAAGTGACCGAGTTCAAACCCTTCTTCAGGAGATTAAAGAG GCGACAGCTAAGCCTGTAGCAGTTGGCTTTGGGATATCAAAACCTGAGCATGTGAAACAG GTGGCGGGATGGGGCGCCGATGGTGTCATTGTAGGTAGTGCTATGGTGAAAGTGTTGGGTGAAGCAAAATCTCCCGAGGAAGGGTTAGAGGAATTAGCAACTCTAACCAAATCTTTGAAGTCAGCACTTGTTTGA
- the LOC8274725 gene encoding NADH dehydrogenase [ubiquinone] flavoprotein 2, mitochondrial isoform X2 — MVVATMIRFQLERAIASGLDFLLCIFFFSQLSKSVLLLTESSVSSKMLARLAATRLREIRQVFGQSSQISRSFSTALNYHIDSPDNNPNIPWEFSEKNKEKVKEIISHYPSNYKQSAVIPLLDLAQQQHGGWLPVSAMDAVAKVIEVAPIRVYEVATFYSMFNRSPVGKYHLLVCGTTPCMIRGSREIEDALLKHLGVKRNEVTKDGLFSVGEMECMGCCVNAPMITVADYSNGSEGYTYNYYEDVTPKRVVEIVDMLRRGEKPPHGTQNPKRIKSGPEGGNTTLNGEPKPPPCRDLDAC; from the exons ATGGTTGTTGCTACTATGATACGCTTTCAACTTGAAAGGGCGATAGCTTCCGGACTTGATTTTCTTCTctgcatcttcttcttctcgcAGTTGTCAAAATCGGTGCTTTTGTTAACTGAGAGCTCAGTGTCCTCCAAAATGCTAGCTCGTCTCGCTGCCACTCGTCTCCGTGAGATCCGTCAAGTTTTCGGTCAATCCTCTCAG ATATCTCGATCTTTCTCCACTGCCCTAAACTAC CATATTGATTCCCCGGATAACAATCCAAACATTCCATGGGAGTTCTCTGAGAAAAACAAGGAGAag GTTAAAGAGATAATATCTCACTATCCATCCAACTATAAGCAATCAGCAGTTATTCCTCTGTTAGATCTTGCTCAGCAGCAGCATGGAGGATGGCTTCCTGTCTCTGCAATGGATGCT GTAGCTAAGGTTATTGAAGTTGCTCCTATTCGCGTGTATGAAGTTGCAACGTTTTATTCTATGTTCAATCGGTCACCG GTGGGAAAATACCACCTATTGGTTTGTGGCACAACACCTTGTATGATACGTGGTTCACGAGAAATTGAAGATGCATTACTGAAACACTTGGGAGTGAAGCGCAATG AAGTAACAAAGGATGGTCTTTTCTCTGTTGGAGAAATGGAATGTATG GGATGTTGTGTAAATGCTCCCATGATTACTGTTGCTGATTATTCCAATGGATCCGAAGGATACACTTACAATTACTAT GAAGATGTTACTCCAAAAAGAGTTGTTGAGATAGTTGACATGTTAAGAAGGGGGGAGAAGCCACCG CATGGCACACAAAATCCAAAACGCATCAAGTCTGGGCCAGAAGGAGGCAATACTACTCTAAATGGCGAACCAAAACCTCCTCCATGCCGGGATCTTGATGCCTGCTAA